The genomic window ACTTTAACAGGTTTAATCGGCACTTCGGCCTGGTATGCACCAGGTGCCGCAGGCGCTGCATTGGTTGAAGCGATTTTACGTGATGAGAAAAAACTGTTTACCTGCTGCGTTTCTCTTGAAGGAGAATACGGACAGGAAGATATCTGTTTAGGTGTACCTGTAATTATTGGCCGTAATGGCTGGGAAAAAATCATCGATTTTAAATTAACAGAAGATGAGCAGGCCGTATTTAACAAGAGTGCCGATGCCGTAAGGAACATGAATAATGTACTGGCAGAAATGAAATTGGTTTAACACTAATTATATCATTATTTTTTGCCACGGAAACACAGAAGTACGGAATAGATTTATTATCCGTGTATTCCGTGCTTCTGTGGCAATTTTTTTACACTTAAATAAGTTGTCACCCTGAGGGGTAATTTATTTATAAAAATCAATATTAATGACAGAGTGCTAGGTGCCAGCGGGGAATCGTTATTGCGAGGAGGCCTTTTCAGCCGACAAAGCAATCTTACAACTATCGCTAGTAGCGAGCGCTTTAAGATTGCTTCGTGCCTCGCAATGACGACCATTCTATTGGAGGGCTGTCAATGGTAGCGTAGTCGAAGGGCTGTAGAAATAAATAAACAATGAAATCAATTTCAATCCCACTAAAACTGATAAACTTACAGGATGACGGTTTCCACCTTTTGATGGAAGTTGTTGTTTTTAAGGAAAAACATTTTGCTGTTTTAGATACCGGTGCCTCGCGAAGCGTGTTCGATAAATCGTTGATTGAGCAGCACCTATCAGAAACCCTTCAGGTATCAGAAGAAATTAATGCAGCCACCCTTTTTACTACTACCACTACCATTCAGGCAACTATTCCTGAGCTAAAAATCGGATCGTTAAAGATCAAAAACTACGAAACAGTGGCTTTCGATCTGCAATCGGTTAGCGAAACTTACCAACAATTTGGTCACCCGCCTATTATGAGTATCATTGGCGGAGATATATTAATGCAGTATAAAGCCGTTATTAATTACGACAAAATGATTTTAAGGCTTTATAGATAATCGTAATTTCTTTTTATGACTTTAATCATTTTTATTAAACTATTTTAAATGATATTTGAACCTGATGAAAAAGTTAATCACAATCTTTTGTGTCATTTTTTGGGCAGGTTTAATCGGTGGAATTAGTTTTTTAGAAGCACCATTAAAATTCCAGGCCCCAGGAATTACAATTCCACTAGGCTTAGGTATAGGGCAATTGGTTTTTCAGGCGCTCAATAAAATAGAGATCGTATTGGCCATCATCATTTTAGCCTGCTCCCTGCCTGCACCTCTAAAAAACTTCCGCAGTATTTTACTTTTCTCGGTTACCATTCTTTTAATGCTTGATACTTTTTGGCTGTTGCCAATACTCGATGAAAGAGCAAAACTCGTTTTGGCAGGCAATGCCCCGATCAAAAGTTATCACCATATTTTATACATCATTATCGACACCATAAAATTCCTGTTATTAATTATTCTAGGGTTTTTAAGTTTAAAATCACTGCATCATGAAAAAAGATATTCATAATAGAGAAGATATTATCCTTTTAGTAGACACCTTTTACAAAAATGTTGCACTTAACAAACAGATAGGCCCAATATTTACCGATGTGGCAAAAGTAGACTGGTCGCACCACTTGCCAAAAATGTACGATTTTTGGGAAAGTATCCTTTTCGGAAAAGCAATTTACAAGGGCAATCCAATGCTTACCCATTTTACCTTGAATGAACAAACACCCTTGCAAACTGAAGCATTTGAAACCTGGAAAAACCTCTTTTTCCAAACCGTTGATGATCTTTTTGCAGGAGAAAATGCAGATCTGATTAAACAAAAGGCTCAATCTATTGCCGATTTAATGCATTTCAAGATCAATTCGCCTCAATCAAAGATCAAAATTGTTTAGTGAACTTTACTTTGATTTAAGCTGGTTTCTTTATAAATTTAGGTAACCAAACTAAATTAATTATGAAATTCCTCAAAATCTTACTTGGCATTATTGTCGTATTGGCAATAATCATTATTGTGGGCGGCTTCTTTTTGCCTAAAAATTATACTGTAAGCAGGTCTACTGTAATTAATGCTCCAGACAGCGTAATTTATAAGAACGTGGCCGACTTTAAAGAATTCTACAAATGGAATCCATGGGCAAAAATGGAACCTTCTGCAAAAACCACATATGCAGGCGTTGCAGGCGAGCCCGGTCATTTGTACGAATGGAAAGGTAAGGAAACAGGAAGTGGCTATATGAAGATAAAAAGTGTAGCACCTAACAAACAGGTAGATATCGAATTAAAATTTATTGAGCCTTTCGAAAGTTTAGCGGATACGAAATTCGACATTCAGCCAGAGGGAAGCAGTAACAAAGTAACCTGGTCAATGAGCGGAGAAAATAACCTGATCAGTAAATGGATGTGTGTATTTGTGAGTATGGATAAAATGATCGGCAAAGATTTTGAAGATGGGCTAAAATATTTGAAGGAAAAATCGGAGAAAAGAAATTAAAGCGCTGTGTCATCCTGAGCGAAGTCGAAGGATTTGCCATGGAGACACAGAAAGCACGGAGTATTATCATTCTGGGCGCAGCAAAGAACCCGACAGCTCTATGAAGCAAATCTTTTAAAGATCGAAGTCCAAAACCTAAAGCGCAAGAAAACCTTCGCGGACTCTGTGACTTTCCTCCGTTCCCTCTGTGGCTAAAACATAACTGGCCTCTCGCCCGAGAGGCTTTTTTTGTGTCAATTTCCGATAACTCAAACAATTGTGTCGGCTTTGCGTTAAAAAAGCATTAAAAATCAGTTAACCAGCGATTAATATTTTGTAATTCCCCATTTTTTAGATTACTTGCCAGCAAAATGAATTTATTACTTGTAGAAGATGAACCGAGTGTTGTATCTGTAATTTCGAGAGGATTAAGCGACGAGGGGTTTACTGTAAGTATTGCCCCTGATGGTTTGATCGGCAAACAGATGGCTATTGAAAACCAGTTCGATCTGATTATTCTGGATATCATGCTACCAGGGATAAATGGATTGGAGCTCTGCAAAATCATAAAAGAGCAGAAACCGAACACACCTATTATCATGCTTACGGCCCTGGGTACAACAGAAAATGTGGTAAACGGGTTAGACAATGGTGCAGATGATTATTTAATAAAGCCATTTAAATTTGCTGAACTTTTTGCAAGGATCAGAATGCTGTTGAGGCGATATCATGGTGTGGTTTCGCAAGATCAGATCATCTCCATAGGAGACCTGCAGATCAATTTAAGCGCAAAAACGGTAAAACGAAACCAACAGGAAATTATACTTACGGCAACAGAATATCGGCTGATTGAGTATATGGCCAAAAACAAATCAAAAATTTTATCGCGGATAGACATTTTAGAAAATGTTTGGGATATCGACTTTAATCTTGGCACTAATGTGGTTGATGTTTATGTTAATTATCTTCGCAAAAAAATAGATAAAAATTCCGACCATAAACTCATTCACACTGTGGTAGGCCTGGGCTATATATTAAAAGAAAATAAATGGAGATAGCCAAGAAAATCACCTTACTTTTCGCCATTTTATCGGCAATTATTATCTCCTTATTAAGTGGTTTTGTTTGGTATTTTTCTAACGATTTCGCTTTTGAAGATTTTTATAAACGGTTAGAGGCCAGGGTTAATATTGCTGCCCAGATTAAATTGTACGAAGACGAAAACAATAAGGTTTACGCTAAAATGCGTAACCAGTACCTTGAGCGACTGCCTTCAGAAAAAGAGTATATCATTGAAGCTGGAAAACCAACCGATAAATTGGACCGAGAGTTACCAGCCAGTTTTTATAACCGCATAAATGCCGGATATGTAGCACGCTATCGTGTTGAGAATCACTTTTATGCCGGAAAATTCTTTAAAAACCCACATAAAGGATATATAGTGATTGTTTCTGCAAATGATCCTTTCGGCTTTCGGGAGCTGAAAGACCTGCAAAGAATCCTGATTATTGGTTTTTTCCTTTCTGTTATTTTATCTTTTGTAGTTGGCTGGAAATTTTCCAATTACATGCTAATGCCCCTAAGAAACATAATCAAGAGCGTAAAAAAGATAAAAGCAGAAAATTTACACTTAAGACTGGATGTAAAAGAAGGAAATGACGAAATGTCGCAGTTAGCGCAAACCTTTAACAATATGCTTAACCGTTTAGAAACGGCCTTCGAAACTCAAAATAACTTTATCAGCAATGCTTCGCACGAATTAAGAACACCTTTAACTATTATTAGTGGCGAGGTTGAGCTAGCGATGAAAACCGTTGAGGATAACCCTAAACAACACAAAGCCCTATCCAAAATTAAAGACGAGGCAGAAAGATTAGAGCACATCTTAACCAGTTTACTGGGGCTGGCACAATCTGGATTTAATGGAAAAAACCAGCCCTGGGAAGAGGTACGGATGGACGAACTGTTATGGGAAATTAAAGAATCAGTTAACCAGGTACACCCCAACAGTAAAATAGAAATCGACTTTACCAAACTTCCTGATGATGAAGAATTACTAACCCTGCGGGTAAACAAAAACCTGATTAAGCTTGCCATCAGCAATATTGTAAACAATGCCTGTAAATACTCCAACGAGAATCTGGTAAGCATTAGTATCGAAAGCAATGCCAATATGCTCTCAATTGCTGTAACAGATAGAGGAATTGGAATACCACAAACAGATATACAGCATATATTCGAGCCTTTTTATCGTGCATCTAACACCAATGATTTTAAGGGATATGGCGTTGGCTTACCGCTATCATTGAATATTATCCGCTTACACCGGGGTAGTATTGCTATTAAATCGCAGGAAGGGGTTGGCACAGAGATTAAGGTTTTATTGCCGACGAAAAGTTAGTTCGTTTTAATGGTTAATTGTTTAAATCGTTAAAACCGGTTAACTGTTACTATCTAATGGTACAATTAGCCGATTAACCAGTTAACCAAACTTACAGCCACTCCAAAAGGGAGTACACTCTAATCTCATTCTAATCTTACTCTTATTTCGCTATAATAACATCACGCTAAACTTGTATAAATAATTTTTCAATTCATTTAAACAAGATATAGCGATGAAAACAGTATTAGTACCAACCGACTTTAAATTAGAAAGCATTAAAATTATTGATGCACTTGTTCAACATCAAAAAAATGAAACCTTAAACATCATTTTTGTACATGCCTTTAAATTATCGGATTCTATAACCGATATGCTAATGTTGAGTCGCCGCAGCCGCGATTACGAAAATGTTAGCGACGAATTTTATCAACAGTTAAATCAGGCCAAGGCAAAATACCCTAGTCACATCAATGCTATTGGAATCGAATATTTTTACGGAAGTACAGTAGCCGCTTTCAAAAATTTTATCGAAGCTTTTGATGTAGAACGCATTGCCTACTTAAAAGAATACAATTTTACGCCGATCAACAAATATAGCGTCGACCCTAAAATATTAACAGAACGTGCAGGCTGTGAAGTAATTCAATTAAATACATTAACTGTTCATGCAAGTGAAAATTTAATTGACACAAAAATACACGAAACACAATTGCAAGAAGCAAACGCTTAATTATCACAATTTTAAACTTTATATTATGCTGTTACGAAATAATATTCCGCTCACTTATATATTCGGAAAGATCAAAAAAGAACTCCTGTTTGTTATTGGCTACTCCATAGGCATTGTGGTATTGTATGAAAACTTTCATGTTACACGCATTTCCATTCCTGTTGCAGTACCAGCGCTATTGGGAACAATCATTTCACTTCTATTGGCATTCAGGTCTAACCAGGCTTACGATAGGTGGTGGGAAGCCCGAATTCTTTGGGGTGCCATTGTTAACGATTCTAGAACCCTCTCGCGCCAGATATTATCTTTTGTAGAAAATCCTTATGGCTTAGATGAGGTTGAGGCATTTAAAGAACGTTTTATAAAAAGGCAGATTGCCTGGTGTTATGCCTTAAGTCAATCGCTAAGAGGTTTTAACCCACGCAAAGGTTTGGAAGAATACCTGTGTGCAGAGGAAATCGCTTTTATTAAAAAACGTAAAAATGTAACTACAACGATATTGGAGTTACACGCCATGGACTTAAAAAAGGCATTGCAAGAAGGCTGGATCAATAAATATCAGCAAATAGAAATCGATAAAACCATTACAGCTTTATGCAACCACATGGGCGGATCGGAAAGAATAAAAAATACTGTTTTTCCGGTTACTTATAGTAAATACATTAACATGTCTATCCATTTATTCATCGTGTTACTGCCTTTTGGCTTAATTGAATACTTTGGTTACATGGAAGTTCCATTAGTGGTTGCCATAGCTGCCTTCTTCCTATTGGTAGAAAAAATGGCTGTGCATCTTCAGGATCCTTTTGAAAATAAACCTACAGATACTCCGACCACAACGATCTGCAGAACTATTGAACGCGATCTTTGTCAGATGCTGGATGATAATAAAATATACGAGGACAAACCTCAAACCGAATTGGCACCTGTAGGGTCATATTACATCCTGTAATAATCATTGCCATAAAATAATCTCATCCATTGAGATGGTTAGTTAATCAAAATGTATTTGCACTGGATAGCACAAATCTTTTTGAAAAGTTTATAGTGATACAAAGCCATTCGTAAACCGAATGGCTTTGTTTTATTGTGAAGTCAGATGTTACCATCTGACTTATGACATTAAATTCATCCAAACCAGAAAATTCAAAATGGTGTAAGATGGTAACGCTTACACCACGATCCAACAAAAAACCCTCTCAAGATTTAACTTGAAGAGGGTTCATTTATTTCGCTTTCAGCTTTCTTTGAGCTTTTCGCTCAATTAAGCATCAATTTTCGCATATTTTGCATTACGCTCAATAAACTCTCTACGTGGAGCAACTTCATCGCCCATTAACATAGAGAAAGTGTGGTCGCATTCTGCAGCACTTTCAATAGTAGCCTGTAATAAAGTACGTGTAGCAGGATTCAACGTGGTATCCCAAAGTTGTTCAGCGTTCATCTCACCCAAACCTTTGTAACGTTGAATGTGTACGCTGTCTTCTTTACCATTGCCTTTAATACGTTGTACAGCTGCATCGCGTTGTACATCATTCCAGCAATATTCGAAATCTTTACCTTTTTTAACCTGGTAAAGCGGTGGAGATGCAATGTAAACATAACCCGCTTCGATTAATGCCCTCATATAACGATAGAAGAATGTTAAAATCAAAGTGGTAATGTGAGAACCATCAATATCAGCATCCGTCATAATTACGATCTTGTGGTAACGTAATTTAGTTAGGTTTAATGCTTTATCATCTTCTGGTGTACCAATACTCACCCCGATAGCGGTAAACATGTTCTTGATCTCATCATTCTCATAAATTTTGTGCTCCATCGCTTTTTCCACGTTCAAGATTTTACCTTTTAGTGGTAAAATAGCCTGAATGTTTCGATCACGACCTTGTTTAGCGGTACCACCCGCCGAGTCACCCTCTACTAGATAAATTTCACATTTTTCAGGATCACTGTCTGAGCAATCGGCCAATTTACCTGGCAAACCAGAACCACCCATTACACTCTTACGTTGAACCATCTCACGCGCCTTACGTGCTGCAGCACGGGCTGTAGCAGCTAAGATCACTTTGTTAACGATCATTTTAGCCTCTTTCGGATTTTCCTCCAAATAAGCACCTAAAGCTTCGCCAACAGCAATATCAACCGCACCCATCACCTCGGTATTACCCAATTTGGTTTTAGTTTGGCCTTCAAATTGAGGTTCTTGTACCTTAACCGAAACCACAGCTGTTAAACCTTCTCTAAAGTCATCACCAGTGATTTCCATTTTCAGGTTTTTCAATAAGCCAGATTTATCGGCGTAACTTTTCAGCGTACGTGTTAAACCCCTACGAAAACCTGCAATGTGTGTACCTCCTTCGTGTGTGTTGATGTTGTTTACATACGAGTGTACATTTTCTGAGTAACTATCGTTGTACTGAAAAGCCAGCTCAACCGGAACGCCATTTTTAATACCATCAATATAAATCGGTTCTGGTAAAAAAGATGCACGTGTTCCATCCAAAAATGTAACAAACTCTTTTAAGCCACCTTCTGATTCAAAAACTTCTGATAAAAAAGTACCATCATCCAATTTCTCACGCTCATCAGTCAGGGTTAATTTAATTCCTTTATTCAGGAAAGCCAACTCACGTAAACGACCAGCTAAAGTATCGTATTTATATTCTGTAGTTTGTGTAAAAATGGTAGCATCAGGACTAAAAGTTACGATGGTACCGCGTTTATCGGTTTCACCAACTTCTTTAACATCGTATAAAGGTTTACCGATGTTATACTCCTGCATCCATATTTTACCTTCGCGGTGAACTTCGGCTTTTAGATGTGTAGATAAAGCGTTAACGCAACTTACCCCCACACCGTGCAAACCTCCAGATACTTTGTAGGTATCTTTATCAAATTTACCACCAGCGTGTAAAACCGTCATTACGATCTCAAGCGCCGATTTATTCTCTTTTGTATTGATCCCTGTTGGAATACCACGACCGTTATCTTCGACCCTGATGGAGTTACCCTCTAAAATTCTAACGTCGATTGTATCAGCATGACCGGCTAAAGCCTCATCAATTGAGTTATCTACAACCTCGTAAACCAAATGGTGTAAACCTTTTACACCAGTATCACCTATATACATTGAAGGGCGCTTACGCACCGCTTCTAAACCTTCTAAAACCTGTATATTATCTGCCGAATAATTTGACTTTAAATCCTGTTCTTCGCTCATATTTTAATTAAAAACAATAAGTATCAAAAATACGGAAATTTTGGCATTTAAACTAATATGTGGATAAATTTTGAGCTGTTAAGAGATTACAGTTAAAGCGATTAAAACAGGTTTAAATCAGGTTTTGGAAAGCAAAACCAGCATTCCAATCCATGTCTCTTCCCGCTTTCCATTATAAGTCCCGCAGAAGAAGCGGGAGCTTTCCATTTCAATCGGGTTTAGGTGGCCACAACCTGCAAATATTATAGGATTATCGCACCAGCCCCACCAAACGTTCCGACGGAACGAAAACGCCAATTATTCAATTGGCTACCCACGAAACGTCCCTAAGGGGACGGCTAAGGATTAAGATTTCTAATCCGCCAACCCGTTCCAGAGGAAACCCTCATACCTCATTTTTAAGTCTCCCATGAACATTAAAAGTGAACATTTCTAATCCGCCAACCCGTTCCAGAGGAACGCCTCATGGGTAGAAAAAAATGAAATGTTTTTTCGTTCCGTAGGAACGTTTCGTGTTATGAAATTTGCTATTGCCACCCTGCAACCCCAAATAGCCATAACTGGCCGTGCCACCTAAACCCGATGGCAGCGGGCATGAAATAAAGCGGACAGCGGGACGAACAACGATTTGAAATACTGACCTTGCTTTTCAAATCACTACCTATCATATTGCGCGGTTAGTGGTAGGCGCTTAGCGTTTAGTAAAAAAAGCGCTTTACGCACTACGCCAAACGCAAAAGCGCTCTTGTATCGCAATAGGCTTTCTTTAAATTGGATATAAAAACTAATTTATATAAGTTTGCTAAAATTTATTAAACAAGAATGGAAAGAAGAACCTTTAAAACCTTTGGTTTACTTGCAACAGCAACTTTGATAACTGCTTTCTCTGCATGCCAGAACAAAGACACTAAAACTACTGAAACTAAAAAAACAGAGGGTACTACTGCAGCGGTTTCTCAAGCTGAGAAAATTGTATATGTAAACTCCGACTCGTTACTTACAAAATATGAATACTTCAAAGACCTAAAAGTGAAATTTGAAGGTAAGACCAAAAATGCTCAGGCAGACATGCAGGCTAAAGGTCAGGCTTTTCAAAGAGAAGTTGCACAATACCAACAATCGGCACAAACTTTATCGGCTGATCAACGTAAAAGCACTGAAGAGCGTTTAGCACGTAAACAACAAGAACTACAAACTTACCAACAAAATGCTGGTGGTGCTTTACAAAACGAGCAAGCTGCTGAGAATGAAAAACTTTATGATAAAGTTGCTGATTACTTAAAAGGTTACGCAAAGGAAAAAGGTTATAAAATGGTTTTAACTTACTCAAAAGGTAACAGCGCTATTTTATTTGCCGATGAAAGTTTAG from Flavobacterium sp. W4I14 includes these protein-coding regions:
- a CDS encoding hypothetical protein (product_source=Hypo-rule applied; cath_funfam=2.40.70.10; pfam=PF13650; superfamily=50630), which gives rise to MKSISIPLKLINLQDDGFHLLMEVVVFKEKHFAVLDTGASRSVFDKSLIEQHLSETLQVSEEINAATLFTTTTTIQATIPELKIGSLKIKNYETVAFDLQSVSETYQQFGHPPIMSIIGGDILMQYKAVINYDKMILRLYR
- a CDS encoding hypothetical protein (product_source=Hypo-rule applied; superfamily=81464; transmembrane_helix_parts=Inside_1_4,TMhelix_5_27,Outside_28_41,TMhelix_42_64,Inside_65_75,TMhelix_76_95,Outside_96_114,TMhelix_115_137,Inside_138_147) gives rise to the protein MKKLITIFCVIFWAGLIGGISFLEAPLKFQAPGITIPLGLGIGQLVFQALNKIEIVLAIIILACSLPAPLKNFRSILLFSVTILLMLDTFWLLPILDERAKLVLAGNAPIKSYHHILYIIIDTIKFLLLIILGFLSLKSLHHEKRYS
- a CDS encoding hemoglobin (product_source=KO:K06886; cath_funfam=1.10.490.10; cog=COG2346; ko=KO:K06886; pfam=PF01152; superfamily=46458) → MKKDIHNREDIILLVDTFYKNVALNKQIGPIFTDVAKVDWSHHLPKMYDFWESILFGKAIYKGNPMLTHFTLNEQTPLQTEAFETWKNLFFQTVDDLFAGENADLIKQKAQSIADLMHFKINSPQSKIKIV
- a CDS encoding hypothetical protein (product_source=Hypo-rule applied; pfam=PF10604; superfamily=55961; transmembrane_helix_parts=Outside_1_5,TMhelix_6_25,Inside_26_178) — its product is MKFLKILLGIIVVLAIIIIVGGFFLPKNYTVSRSTVINAPDSVIYKNVADFKEFYKWNPWAKMEPSAKTTYAGVAGEPGHLYEWKGKETGSGYMKIKSVAPNKQVDIELKFIEPFESLADTKFDIQPEGSSNKVTWSMSGENNLISKWMCVFVSMDKMIGKDFEDGLKYLKEKSEKRN
- a CDS encoding two-component system copper resistance phosphate regulon response regulator CusR (product_source=KO:K07665; cath_funfam=1.10.10.10,3.40.50.2300; cog=COG0745; ko=KO:K07665; pfam=PF00072,PF00486; smart=SM00448,SM00862; superfamily=52172), encoding MNLLLVEDEPSVVSVISRGLSDEGFTVSIAPDGLIGKQMAIENQFDLIILDIMLPGINGLELCKIIKEQKPNTPIIMLTALGTTENVVNGLDNGADDYLIKPFKFAELFARIRMLLRRYHGVVSQDQIISIGDLQINLSAKTVKRNQQEIILTATEYRLIEYMAKNKSKILSRIDILENVWDIDFNLGTNVVDVYVNYLRKKIDKNSDHKLIHTVVGLGYILKENKWR
- a CDS encoding signal transduction histidine kinase (product_source=COG0642; cath_funfam=1.10.287.130,3.30.565.10; cog=COG0642; pfam=PF00512,PF00672,PF02518; smart=SM00304,SM00387,SM00388; superfamily=47384,55874; transmembrane_helix_parts=Inside_1_6,TMhelix_7_29,Outside_30_150,TMhelix_151_173,Inside_174_450) codes for the protein MEIAKKITLLFAILSAIIISLLSGFVWYFSNDFAFEDFYKRLEARVNIAAQIKLYEDENNKVYAKMRNQYLERLPSEKEYIIEAGKPTDKLDRELPASFYNRINAGYVARYRVENHFYAGKFFKNPHKGYIVIVSANDPFGFRELKDLQRILIIGFFLSVILSFVVGWKFSNYMLMPLRNIIKSVKKIKAENLHLRLDVKEGNDEMSQLAQTFNNMLNRLETAFETQNNFISNASHELRTPLTIISGEVELAMKTVEDNPKQHKALSKIKDEAERLEHILTSLLGLAQSGFNGKNQPWEEVRMDELLWEIKESVNQVHPNSKIEIDFTKLPDDEELLTLRVNKNLIKLAISNIVNNACKYSNENLVSISIESNANMLSIAVTDRGIGIPQTDIQHIFEPFYRASNTNDFKGYGVGLPLSLNIIRLHRGSIAIKSQEGVGTEIKVLLPTKS
- a CDS encoding hypothetical protein (product_source=Hypo-rule applied; superfamily=52402) is translated as MKTVLVPTDFKLESIKIIDALVQHQKNETLNIIFVHAFKLSDSITDMLMLSRRSRDYENVSDEFYQQLNQAKAKYPSHINAIGIEYFYGSTVAAFKNFIEAFDVERIAYLKEYNFTPINKYSVDPKILTERAGCEVIQLNTLTVHASENLIDTKIHETQLQEANA
- a CDS encoding putative membrane protein (product_source=KO:K08994; cog=COG3781; ko=KO:K08994; pfam=PF01062; transmembrane_helix_parts=Inside_1_19,TMhelix_20_37,Outside_38_41,TMhelix_42_61,Inside_62_206,TMhelix_207_229,Outside_230_232,TMhelix_233_250,Inside_251_308), with protein sequence MLLRNNIPLTYIFGKIKKELLFVIGYSIGIVVLYENFHVTRISIPVAVPALLGTIISLLLAFRSNQAYDRWWEARILWGAIVNDSRTLSRQILSFVENPYGLDEVEAFKERFIKRQIAWCYALSQSLRGFNPRKGLEEYLCAEEIAFIKKRKNVTTTILELHAMDLKKALQEGWINKYQQIEIDKTITALCNHMGGSERIKNTVFPVTYSKYINMSIHLFIVLLPFGLIEYFGYMEVPLVVAIAAFFLLVEKMAVHLQDPFENKPTDTPTTTICRTIERDLCQMLDDNKIYEDKPQTELAPVGSYYIL
- a CDS encoding DNA gyrase subunit B (product_source=KO:K02470; cath_funfam=3.30.230.10,3.30.565.10,3.40.50.670; cog=COG0187; ko=KO:K02470; pfam=PF00204,PF00986,PF01751,PF02518; smart=SM00433; superfamily=110455,54211,55874; tigrfam=TIGR01059), whose translation is MSEEQDLKSNYSADNIQVLEGLEAVRKRPSMYIGDTGVKGLHHLVYEVVDNSIDEALAGHADTIDVRILEGNSIRVEDNGRGIPTGINTKENKSALEIVMTVLHAGGKFDKDTYKVSGGLHGVGVSCVNALSTHLKAEVHREGKIWMQEYNIGKPLYDVKEVGETDKRGTIVTFSPDATIFTQTTEYKYDTLAGRLRELAFLNKGIKLTLTDEREKLDDGTFLSEVFESEGGLKEFVTFLDGTRASFLPEPIYIDGIKNGVPVELAFQYNDSYSENVHSYVNNINTHEGGTHIAGFRRGLTRTLKSYADKSGLLKNLKMEITGDDFREGLTAVVSVKVQEPQFEGQTKTKLGNTEVMGAVDIAVGEALGAYLEENPKEAKMIVNKVILAATARAAARKAREMVQRKSVMGGSGLPGKLADCSDSDPEKCEIYLVEGDSAGGTAKQGRDRNIQAILPLKGKILNVEKAMEHKIYENDEIKNMFTAIGVSIGTPEDDKALNLTKLRYHKIVIMTDADIDGSHITTLILTFFYRYMRALIEAGYVYIASPPLYQVKKGKDFEYCWNDVQRDAAVQRIKGNGKEDSVHIQRYKGLGEMNAEQLWDTTLNPATRTLLQATIESAAECDHTFSMLMGDEVAPRREFIERNAKYAKIDA
- a CDS encoding outer membrane protein (product_source=KO:K06142; cath_funfam=3.30.910.20; cleavage_site_network=SignalP-noTM; cog=COG2825; ko=KO:K06142; pfam=PF03938; smart=SM00935; superfamily=111384) — its product is MERRTFKTFGLLATATLITAFSACQNKDTKTTETKKTEGTTAAVSQAEKIVYVNSDSLLTKYEYFKDLKVKFEGKTKNAQADMQAKGQAFQREVAQYQQSAQTLSADQRKSTEERLARKQQELQTYQQNAGGALQNEQAAENEKLYDKVADYLKGYAKEKGYKMVLTYSKGNSAILFADESLDVTSEVIKGLNAEYSKK